One window of the Allosaccharopolyspora coralli genome contains the following:
- a CDS encoding LysR family transcriptional regulator yields the protein MLDTRRMQILRAVVTSGSVTTAATNLGYTPSAISQQLAVLEREAGVPLLEKAGRGVRATEAGVLVAEQAGSIAKILADTTAELAALRTGASGRLRIRWCASGGDALIPRALTAYRARRPSMRIEPCLSAAPAREVQDGEADLAVLAAAPNDPAPTGLHLFPLLDDPFRAVLPADHALAEHELLDLAQLAEEPWVSMQAHAVPDACEQAVFDACSAAGFEPNVAVRTDDFLTAQGFVASGFGVRLASRLALRIAGGDGVAVRPVQRPEPSLCLSLAVRDSRASEPVITELLDDLHTAVEEFA from the coding sequence GTGCTGGACACGCGACGAATGCAGATCCTGCGAGCGGTGGTGACCAGTGGTTCAGTCACCACCGCCGCCACCAACCTCGGCTACACCCCCTCGGCGATCAGTCAGCAGCTCGCGGTGCTCGAACGGGAAGCCGGCGTACCGCTGCTGGAGAAGGCCGGACGGGGGGTTCGCGCCACCGAGGCGGGCGTTCTGGTCGCCGAACAAGCCGGTTCGATTGCGAAGATCCTCGCCGACACCACGGCCGAACTCGCGGCGTTGCGCACCGGCGCGTCCGGCAGGCTCCGCATTCGCTGGTGCGCCAGCGGTGGTGACGCACTCATCCCCCGCGCCCTCACCGCCTACCGCGCCCGCAGGCCGTCGATGCGGATCGAACCGTGCCTCAGTGCCGCACCGGCACGCGAAGTACAGGACGGCGAGGCCGACCTTGCCGTCCTCGCCGCAGCCCCGAACGACCCGGCTCCCACCGGGCTGCACCTGTTCCCGCTGCTCGACGACCCGTTTCGTGCGGTGCTGCCCGCAGACCACGCGCTCGCCGAGCACGAACTCCTGGATCTCGCCCAGCTCGCCGAGGAGCCGTGGGTGTCCATGCAAGCGCACGCCGTTCCGGACGCGTGTGAACAAGCGGTCTTCGACGCGTGCTCGGCAGCGGGATTCGAACCGAACGTCGCCGTCCGCACCGACGACTTCCTGACCGCGCAGGGTTTCGTCGCCTCGGGTTTCGGCGTGCGGCTGGCCTCGCGTCTCGCCCTGCGCATCGCCGGCGGCGACGGGGTGGCCGTGCGCCCGGTGCAGCGCCCGGAACCGAGCCTCTGCCTCTCGTTGGCGGTGCGTGACTCCCGAGCGAGCGAGCCCGTGATCACCGAACTCCTCGACGACCTTCACACGGCCGTCGAGGAGTTCGCCTGA